The Leptospira langatensis genomic sequence AGAAGATCGAAGAAGCGGTCATCGAAGAATGTATCAAGAAGGTAATCCCTGCGAACTTCCTAAAAGATACGAAATACTTTATTAACCCTACCGGTCAGTTCATCATCGGTGGACCACACGGAGATACTGGTCTGACTGGACGTAAGATCATCGTAGACACTTACGGTGGATACGGACGTCACGGTGGCGGCGCCTTCTCCGGAAAGGATCCTTCCAAAGTGGACCGTTCTGCTGCATATATGGGAAGATATATCGCTAAGAACGTAGTGGCTGCGGGCCTTGCTTCTCAGTGCGAAGTGCAATTGGCATATGCGATCGGTGTTGCTGAGCCTGTTTCGGTTCACGTGGATACTTTCGGAACAGGAAAGCTGTCCGAAGAAGAGATTGTAAAAAGAATTCGTGCCAACTTCAAACTGACCCCACGCGGGATCATCGAGTCCTTGCAATTGTTGGAAAAAGGAAGAACTTACAGAGAAACCGCTGCTTACGGGCATTTCGGTAGATCCGGAAATACCTTCACTTGGGAAAGAACCGATAAAGCGGGAGCATTGAAAGGCTAATGGGAGCAGTTTCCACATCCACAGCAGACCAAAAAGCGACTCGGGACGGATACGGAGACGCCTTACATGAGTTAGGCGCTTCCCGCCAGGATATAGTAGTTTTAGATGCGGATCTTTCCGGTTCGACCAAAACGAATAAATTCGCTAAGGCATTCCCAGATCGATTCTTTAACGTGGGTGTGGCCGAACAAAACCTGGTGGGTCATGCCGCAGGCCTGGCACTGTCCGGTTTTGTTCCGTTCGCTTCTTCTTTTGCCATGTTCCTATCGGGAAGGGCTTGGGAAGTCGTTCGTAACAGCGTAGTCTATCCTTTCTTAAATGTGAAACTTGTGGCTTCTCACGGCGGAATCACCGTCGGAGAGGATGGCGCTTCTCACCAATGTATCGAAGATTTCGCTACTATGAGAGCGATTCCGGAGATGGTTGTGATCTGTCCTGCGGATTATAACGAGACCAAGCAAGTTATTCATGCAATTGCGGAATACAAGGGGCCTGTTTATGTGAGAGTGGGACGTCCGAATGTCCCTATCATAGAAAGAGAGAACTACAAATTCCAGATCGGTAAGGCAGAGGTCTTAAGAGAAGGAAAGGATGTTCTCATCATTGCAAACGGAGTTCTTGTGAACGAGGCAATGATCGCAGTAAAGGAGCTCGAGGCAGAAGGGATCCAAGCCACTCTTTTGAATATGGCTACCATCAAGCCGATCGACAAAGAAGCTATTTTAAAATATGCTAAACAATGCGG encodes the following:
- a CDS encoding transketolase family protein is translated as MGAVSTSTADQKATRDGYGDALHELGASRQDIVVLDADLSGSTKTNKFAKAFPDRFFNVGVAEQNLVGHAAGLALSGFVPFASSFAMFLSGRAWEVVRNSVVYPFLNVKLVASHGGITVGEDGASHQCIEDFATMRAIPEMVVICPADYNETKQVIHAIAEYKGPVYVRVGRPNVPIIERENYKFQIGKAEVLREGKDVLIIANGVLVNEAMIAVKELEAEGIQATLLNMATIKPIDKEAILKYAKQCGAVVTCEEHNVIGGLGSAVSEFLSEEYPVRVLKLGMKDTFGKSGTWSGLLDYFGLRSKNITELAKKAVQSK